The window ACGTCGTCGCTGTAGTGGCGGTAGCCCAGCAGGTTCTGCCCGCGCAGGAGCATTTGCAGGCGGGTGTTAGGCAACGCCGCACGCAGTTGGCGCAGGCGCTCCCACGGGTCCTCTTTCAGAAAACGTACGCAGGCATCGAACGTCGCGCCGCCCCAGCATTCCAGCGACCAGTAGCCGACTTTGTCGAGCTTGTCGCAGATCGGCAGCATGTCTTCGGTGCGCATGCGGGTGGCGAGCAGCGATTGGTGAGCGTCGCGCAGGATGGTATCGGTGACAAAAATCTTCTTGGACATTGTTGTATTCCTCACAGGCCTGCGTGGGCGGCGATGGCGGCGGCGATGGCCAGGGCCAGCTCTTCGGGTTTGCGCTTGATCGAGTAGTTGGTCAGTTCAGGATGGCTTTCAACGAAGCTGGTATTGAACTGGCCGCTACGGAATTCCGGGTTGCGCAGGATTTCCTGATAGTAGGCAGCGGTGGTTTTCACGCCTTGCAGACGCATGTCGTCGAGGGCGCGCAGGCCACGGTCCATCGCCTCTTCCCAGGTCAGCGCCCAGACCACCAGCTTCAGGCACATCGAGTCGTAGAACGGCGGGATGGTGTAACCGGTGTAGATCGCCGTGTCGGTGCGCACACCCGGACCGCCGGGGGCGTAGTAACGGGTGATCTTGCCGAAGCTCGGCAGGAAGTTGTTTTTCGGGTCTTCGGCGTTGATGCGGAACTGGAGCGCGAAGCCACGGTGCTGAATGTCTTCCTGCTTCACCGACAGCGGCAGGCCGGAGGCGATGCGGATCTGTTCGCGGACAATGTCGATCCCGGTGATTTCTTCGGTGATGGTGTGTTCCACCTGCACCCGGGTGTTCATCTCCATGAAGTACACCTCGCCCTCGGCGAGCAGGAACTCCACGGTGCCGGCGTTCTCGTAGCCGACAGCCTTGGCCGCACGCACCGACAGGTCGCCGATGTAGGCGCGCTGTTCCGGGGTCAGTTGCGGGCTCGGAGCGATTTCGATGAGCTTCTGGTTACGGCGCTGGATCGAGCAGTCCCGCTCGAACAGGTGCACGACGTTGCCAAAGCTGTCGCCGAGGATCTGCGCTTCGATGTGCTTGGGATTGACGATGCATTTTTCCAGGAACACTTCCGCCGAACCGAAGGCCTTGGTGGCTTCGGAGATGACGCGGGGGAAATTCTGTTCGAGTTCTTCGCGGCTGTTGCAACGACGGATACCGCGACCGCCACCACCGGAAGTGGCCTTGAGCATCACCGGGTAACCGATACGGTCGCCCTCGGCCAACGCCTCTTCGATATCGGCAACGTTGCCTTCGGTGCCCGGCGTCACCGGTACGCCGGCCTTGATCATGCTGCGCCGGGCTTCGGTCTTGTCGCCCATGCGGCGAATGACTTCTGCCGAAGGGCCGATGAATTTGATGCCGCGCTCGGCGCAGATGTCTGCCAGCTCGGCGTTTTCCGAAAGGAAACCGTAACCGGGGTGCAACGCATCGCAGCCGGTTTCAACCGCCAGGTTCACCAATTTGCGCGGGTTGAGGTAACCGGCCAATGGCTCGGCACCGATGCTATGGGCCTCGTCCGCACGCTTCACATGCAACGCATGACGGTCGGCGTCGGAAAAAATCGCAACCGAGCGAATGCCCATTTCGGCGCAGGCCCTCACGATTCGTACGGCAATCTCACCACGGTTGGCGATCAGGATCTTTGTTATCACTTGGAGGTTCCCTTGAGCCGGTGGCACCACGACCTGCTAGACCCAGGTCGACGCGTGACCAAATGTTTCAATTTAGTCGCAGGTCCACACTAGCGCTCATGAGGGATTAACAAAAATGAATAAAAATTGGGTCAGGCATAAGTAAAGACTTATAGTCAGCGCATCTTCCCGCGTTCAGAGCCTGTAGAAAATGCGTAAGTCCTTGATGCGTATGACATTGCGTCAATTGCAGATCTTCAACGAAGTGTGCGATTTGCGTTCTTACAGCCGCGCGGCGGAGGAAATGTCGCTCACACAACCGGCTGTGAGCCTACAGATTCGTCAGCTGGAAGAGCTGATCGGCCAGCCATTATTCGATTACGTCGGCAAAAAACTCTACATGACCGAGGCCGCCGAAGCACTCCAACGGGCCAGTCGGGATATTTTCGGGCGCCTGGAAAATCTCGATATGCAGCTGTCGGACATGCAGGGCTCGCTGCAGGGCCAACTGAAACTCGCGGTGGAATCCAGCGCCAAATACTTCGTGCCGCACCTGTTCGCAGCGTTCAAGCGCCAGCATCCGGAAGTGAACCTGCAACTGACCGTGGTCAACCGGGGCCAGGTGATTCGCCGCCTCTCCGACAACCGCGACGACCTGGTGATCATGTCGATGGTGCCGCAAGACATGGGCCTGGAGTTTCTGCCGTTTCTCAATAATCCGATTGTTGCCGTGGCGCGTCCGGATCATCCGCTGGCACACATGGGCCCGTTGCGCTTGCAGGACCTTGAACCGTACACATTGCTGATTCGCGAACCGGGTTCGGGTACACGTTTGGCGTGTGAGGAGTATTTCAAGGAAAAGCGCGTGCACTTCACTCAGACCCAGGAGGTCGCTTCGGCCGAAGCCCAGCGCGAATGCGTGTTGGCGGGTCTGGGCCTGGCGCTGTTGACGCGCCACGCCCTGAACCTGGAACTGGCGACCGGCGGCCTGGTGGAGTTGCCGGTCGAGGAGCTGCCGCTGTTTCGCAGTTGGTGCCTGGTGCAAGCGAAGGCCAAACGGCTGTCACCGGTGGCGCACGCCTTCCTGGCGTTTATCCGCAGCGAGCGCGTGCAGATCAGCGCGCTGGTTGAGCGTTTCGACGGGAAGCTGCGGGCGCTGCCTGCCAGTGATTGATTTCGGGAAAGTCGCCGATTTCGGCTTGAAGCTGACGAAGTTCGAAGCGATCTTCGATAGCGCGGCGAAACTCCATGCGGCGCTGGTCTTCCTGCTGACGACGGGTTTTCGCGGCGCTGTTGCGTTCTTCGTAAGGCTGAGCCATTTCGAGTCTCCCAAGGCGTTTACGGGAGTTTCACGATAGGCGTGAGGGATGACGGTTTGGCTGCCGGAGGATGACAGTCCAATGAATTTGCGTTGTTTTTTGCGGACGCCATCGCGGGCAAGCCCGCTCCCACAGAGCTTTGTGTCGAACACAATATTTGTGAAAACCACCTGCCACTGTGGGAGCGGGCTTGCCCGCGATTAAGGTCGGAACGAGCTTACGATGACGTCAGTCATCAGTCATCCAGCGCTTTCACCGCTTTCGGCGACAGCCGCAAGCTGCGCAGGCTGCGCTTCACACTCTTCAGGTGATTGACCAGGCTCGGCCCGCGCGCCATGGCCACGCCCATCGCCAGCACGTCGATCACCACCAGATGGGCGATCCGCGAGGTCAGCGGCGTATAGATTTCGGTGTCTTCGTGCACATCGATCGCCAGGTTGACGGTGGACAGCTCCGCCAACGGCGTCTGGCTCGGACACAGCGTGATCAGCGACGCACCGCTCTCGCGAACGAGGTTGGCGGTGATCAGCAGGTCTTTCGAACGCCCGGACTGGGAAATGCAGATCGCCACGTCCGTCGGCTTCAACGTTACCGCCGACATCGCCTGCATGTGCGGATCGGAATACGCCGCCGCCGTCAGCAGCAGGCGAAAGAACTTGTGCTGGGCATCCGCCGCCACCGCGCCTGAGGCACCGAAGCCGTAGAACTCGACACGCTGCGCCTGCGACATCAGCGTCACCGCGCGCTGCAACTCCACCGGATCGAGCTTCTCGCGAACCTCCATCAGCGTGTGCAGCGTGGTGTCGAAAATCTTCAGGCTGTAATCGGCGACCGAGTCGTCTTCATGGATCGCGAACTGGCCGAAGCTGGCACCCGCCGCCAGGCTTTGCGCAAGCTTGAGCTTCAGATCCTGAAAACCGGAACAACCGATGGCGCGACAGAAGCGCACGACGGTCGGCTCACTGATGCCGACGCTGTGGGCCAGGTCGGCCATGGAACTGTGCATCACGGCCGCAGGGTCAAGCAGCACGTGGTCGGCGACCTTGAGCTCCGACTTGCGTAACAGGTGACGTGACTGGGCGATGTGTTGCAGCAGATTCAAGGGGCTGGACTCTTCTTATGGTCGGGGATGTAGCAAGCTTGTAGTTATACTACATGAATCGGCTTTTTGCCTGCTCAATGCGTAACTCCATGTCCCCATATCAGGCGCGATGGCATCCATGTAGCCCTTAATCCGGGTTTTCCTGTTCGCGCAAAAGCCCGGCCAGCCCGGCAGCTTCCACCGGTCGGCTGATCAGATAGCCCTGCACTTCATCGCAACGTTCAGCGCGTAAAAATTCCAGCTGCTCCTGCCGCTCAACCCCTTCGGCCACCACTTTCAGTGACAAGCCATGAGCCATGGCAATGATTGCCCGAGTGATTGCCGCATCTTCACTGCCCTCGCCCAGGCCACGAATGAATGCCTGATCGATCTTCACGTAATCCACCGGAATGCGCTTGAGGTAACTCAGCGACGAATAGCCGGTGCCGAAATCATCGATGGCCAGTTTCACCCCCAGATCGCGCAGTTGCTGGAACGTCGCGATGATGTGTTCAACGCTGTCGAGCAACTGGCTTTCGGTGAGTTCCAGCTCAAGGTAGTGCGGCGCCAGCCCGGTTTCTTCGAGCACCTGACGCACCAGGCTGACCAGTTTGCCCTGACGCAGTTGATGCACCGACAGATTCACCGAAACACGAATCGGCGCGAGCCCCTGTCGCTGCCATTCGCACGCCTGCCAGCAGGCCTGACGCAACACGAACTCACCGATCGGCCCGATCAGACCGGTCTCCTCGGCCAACCCGATGAAATCCCCCGGCGGCACCCGACCCATCGTCGGATGATCCCAGCGCACCAGCGCCTCCGCCGCATTCAGGCGTCCCGTCTCCAGACACAGCTTCGGCTGGTAGAACACCTTCAGTTGCTTCTCGTCGATGGCTTTGCGCAGCTGGTTTTCCAGTTGCAAACGCTCAAGGGTGCTGGCCTGCAAGCTCTCGGTGTAGAACTGGAAGTTGTTACCGCCCAGATGCTTGGCATGTTGCATGGCCATATTCGACTGACTGACCAGCGCGGAAATCTCCCGCGCATTGTCCGGCAGCATGCTGATGCCCATCGACGCGCTGACCACCAGCTCATGCCCTTCCACAGTCAGCGGCAGACGCAGCTTGGCCGACAACCGCGTGGCGACACGGGCCAGACTCGACAGGTTGCCGTAGGCATCGAACAGCACGGCAAATTCATCACCGGAAAGGCGCGCGATGGTGTCGGCTTCCGGTAAAGCATTAATCAGACGACGGGCCATTTTCTGCAGCAACTGGTCAGCGATTTCATGACCGAGGCTGTCGTTGAGCAACTTGAAGCGATCCAGATTGATGTGCAGCAGCGCCAGACTGCGCCGCCCGCCCTGCCGGACCCGCTGATGCGCTTCGTGCAGACGCTCGCGGAACAGCGAGCGGTTGGCCAGCCCGGTGAGTTCGTCGTAGTGCGTCAGGTAACGCATGCGCTCTTCGGATTCGCGGCGAGCGGAAAGATCGGCGAAGAAACCGACGATATGACTGACATTTCCCCGATGATCGCGCACCGCGTTCAGTTGCAGCCACTGCGGGTACAACTCGCCATTCTTGCGGGTCTCCACCAGTTCGCCCTGCCAACTGCCGTGCTGTTCCAGCGCGTGACGGATCGCTACGTAATGCCGACGGGCATCGCGGCTGCATGGCAGCTCGACGACGTTGCGCCCGAGCATGTCGTCGATGTCATAGCCGGTGACCCGACTGAAGGCCTGATTGATCGCGATCAACGCGTAGTTCGGGTCGAGAATCACGATGCCTTCGCTGGCCGCTTCAAACACCGTCGCCGCCAGCCTCTGCTGCTCTTCAAGGCTTTTGCTGGCACTGATGTCGCGACGCGTGCCGACCATCCGGATCACTTGCCCGCTGTCGCTGCGCTCCACGGCGCGACCACGGTCTTCGATCCACACCCAGTGGCCATCGCCGTGACGCACGCGATACTCGATCTGATAATCCTCGGTGCGCCCCTTCAGATGTTCGACCAGCGCATGCTTTAGCGGTGGCACGTCTTCCGGGTGCAAGCGCGGCTTGAGGTCACGCAGGATCGCCGTGACGTATTCCGGGGCGAGGCCGAACAGTTCCTGGATTTGCGTGTGATGGACTTCATCGGTTTGCAGATTCCAGTCCCACAGTCCCAGCTCACTGGCCTTCAAGGCCAGCGCCAGGCGCGCTTCGCTTTTGCTCAGGGCCTGATTGGCGGCATCCAGTTCACGGCTGCGCTGGGCGACGCGATCCTCCAGCTCGACCTGCGCTTCGCGCAACTTGCCCTCGGCACAGCGGCGATGGTCGATTTCCGTCGCCAGCTCTTGATTGAGCTGCTCGCTGCGCGACTGCGTTTGCTGCAGGTGTTCGATCAGGCGCTGATTCTGAAAGCGCCGCAGCAAGCTGCGATCAATCAGCCGATTGACCTGCCACGCCACCACGCTCAATGAGCCCAGCAGGATCAGCCCGAGCCAGCCCCAGCCTCGCGCCAGTTCATCGCCGCCCCAGAACAGAAAACCAATCGCCGGCAACAGACACGGCAAGGTAAACGACAGAAACGCTGGAAGGCTCACTGCATAGGCGACGCTGGCTGACAGCGTCGCGGCGCCAATCAGGCCGAACACCCAGGCTTGCTGAATGAAGTTGTCTGCAGGCACCAAAGCGATGCCGGCACCGGCCAGGGTCAGGCCGGTCATGGTCGAACCGATCAGGAACATCCGGAACCAGATCGGTTGGGCCTGACGGTTGGGGATCGCCGAATCGAACGCCGCGACCTGAATCACCCGCAACGCCACCAGCGACAGCAACCACACCAGCCAGACGCTGACCACGAAATAGCGCTGCGGGCTCCAGAGCAAACCGGCGCAGACCAGACCATTGATCAACATGAAAAGGGTGGGCAACAAGGAGCCCTGATACAGCAGGCGCGTGCGCTCCACCGCCATTTCAACGGCATAGTGCTTGCGGATAACCCGGGGTTCCACGGAGGGGCCCGACAGTTCGGCGCTGAGGGTCATGGGCAACGTTCTTGTTCTTATAAGGAGGGCGTGCGCCCGAAACGTGGACGGAGCATACACAAGCCGCCCCCTTTGCCAAACTGCTCCAGATCATAAATCGGGCGAAACTTTACCCGCCTCTCTCGCCGGTAAAACCCTCCAAGCGAGACGGACCAACGCCTGTAGCCGGTGACCGACCGGTCGTCATCGGCAGCACTTTCATCGGCTAATGCAAAGCTCGGTTTGCCCGGGCCTGCGGCGCACCCTAGAATGCCCCGATGCGCGATGATCTCTCCCTTCTGCTGAACTCTCTCAACGATGCCCAACGCCAGGCCGTAGCCGCCCCCGTTGGCCGTCAGTTGGTCCTGGCCGGTGCTGGCTCCGGTAAAACCCGAGTGCTGGTGCACCGTATCGCCTGGTTGATCCAGGTCGAAAACGCCTCGCCCCACTCCATTTTGTCGGTGACCTTCACCAACAAGGCCGCTGCCGAGATGCGTCATCGCATCGAGCAGTTGCTGGGTATCAACCCGGCCGGCATGTGGGTCGGCACCTTCCA of the Pseudomonas sp. Seg1 genome contains:
- a CDS encoding acetyl-CoA carboxylase biotin carboxylase subunit; protein product: MITKILIANRGEIAVRIVRACAEMGIRSVAIFSDADRHALHVKRADEAHSIGAEPLAGYLNPRKLVNLAVETGCDALHPGYGFLSENAELADICAERGIKFIGPSAEVIRRMGDKTEARRSMIKAGVPVTPGTEGNVADIEEALAEGDRIGYPVMLKATSGGGGRGIRRCNSREELEQNFPRVISEATKAFGSAEVFLEKCIVNPKHIEAQILGDSFGNVVHLFERDCSIQRRNQKLIEIAPSPQLTPEQRAYIGDLSVRAAKAVGYENAGTVEFLLAEGEVYFMEMNTRVQVEHTITEEITGIDIVREQIRIASGLPLSVKQEDIQHRGFALQFRINAEDPKNNFLPSFGKITRYYAPGGPGVRTDTAIYTGYTIPPFYDSMCLKLVVWALTWEEAMDRGLRALDDMRLQGVKTTAAYYQEILRNPEFRSGQFNTSFVESHPELTNYSIKRKPEELALAIAAAIAAHAGL
- a CDS encoding LysR family transcriptional regulator, coding for MRKSLMRMTLRQLQIFNEVCDLRSYSRAAEEMSLTQPAVSLQIRQLEELIGQPLFDYVGKKLYMTEAAEALQRASRDIFGRLENLDMQLSDMQGSLQGQLKLAVESSAKYFVPHLFAAFKRQHPEVNLQLTVVNRGQVIRRLSDNRDDLVIMSMVPQDMGLEFLPFLNNPIVAVARPDHPLAHMGPLRLQDLEPYTLLIREPGSGTRLACEEYFKEKRVHFTQTQEVASAEAQRECVLAGLGLALLTRHALNLELATGGLVELPVEELPLFRSWCLVQAKAKRLSPVAHAFLAFIRSERVQISALVERFDGKLRALPASD
- the hexR gene encoding transcriptional regulator HexR, translating into MNLLQHIAQSRHLLRKSELKVADHVLLDPAAVMHSSMADLAHSVGISEPTVVRFCRAIGCSGFQDLKLKLAQSLAAGASFGQFAIHEDDSVADYSLKIFDTTLHTLMEVREKLDPVELQRAVTLMSQAQRVEFYGFGASGAVAADAQHKFFRLLLTAAAYSDPHMQAMSAVTLKPTDVAICISQSGRSKDLLITANLVRESGASLITLCPSQTPLAELSTVNLAIDVHEDTEIYTPLTSRIAHLVVIDVLAMGVAMARGPSLVNHLKSVKRSLRSLRLSPKAVKALDD
- a CDS encoding GGDEF domain-containing phosphodiesterase, whose product is MTLSAELSGPSVEPRVIRKHYAVEMAVERTRLLYQGSLLPTLFMLINGLVCAGLLWSPQRYFVVSVWLVWLLSLVALRVIQVAAFDSAIPNRQAQPIWFRMFLIGSTMTGLTLAGAGIALVPADNFIQQAWVFGLIGAATLSASVAYAVSLPAFLSFTLPCLLPAIGFLFWGGDELARGWGWLGLILLGSLSVVAWQVNRLIDRSLLRRFQNQRLIEHLQQTQSRSEQLNQELATEIDHRRCAEGKLREAQVELEDRVAQRSRELDAANQALSKSEARLALALKASELGLWDWNLQTDEVHHTQIQELFGLAPEYVTAILRDLKPRLHPEDVPPLKHALVEHLKGRTEDYQIEYRVRHGDGHWVWIEDRGRAVERSDSGQVIRMVGTRRDISASKSLEEQQRLAATVFEAASEGIVILDPNYALIAINQAFSRVTGYDIDDMLGRNVVELPCSRDARRHYVAIRHALEQHGSWQGELVETRKNGELYPQWLQLNAVRDHRGNVSHIVGFFADLSARRESEERMRYLTHYDELTGLANRSLFRERLHEAHQRVRQGGRRSLALLHINLDRFKLLNDSLGHEIADQLLQKMARRLINALPEADTIARLSGDEFAVLFDAYGNLSSLARVATRLSAKLRLPLTVEGHELVVSASMGISMLPDNAREISALVSQSNMAMQHAKHLGGNNFQFYTESLQASTLERLQLENQLRKAIDEKQLKVFYQPKLCLETGRLNAAEALVRWDHPTMGRVPPGDFIGLAEETGLIGPIGEFVLRQACWQACEWQRQGLAPIRVSVNLSVHQLRQGKLVSLVRQVLEETGLAPHYLELELTESQLLDSVEHIIATFQQLRDLGVKLAIDDFGTGYSSLSYLKRIPVDYVKIDQAFIRGLGEGSEDAAITRAIIAMAHGLSLKVVAEGVERQEQLEFLRAERCDEVQGYLISRPVEAAGLAGLLREQENPD